The sequence ATTGGCCAGCAGCCGGATTCGCTGTTCTTCGGTCAGGAAAGTCATGGTTCTCGCGTGAGGCCGTTAAATACTAATTCGCAGGTGGCATAAAGCAAGTCCCAGAAGCGACGCCCAGACGCTTCCTACCGGCCGGTAGGAATTCGTCTTTTTCAGCACGCCAAACCGAAAACGCTGCTGGCAAGCTATTTTATGAGTTAAAGATAACGTGGTTTTAATTGCTTTAAAACGTAACGCTTCTGTGTATGCAGAAGCAGGGAATACAGCGCGGGCGGCCGACCGGCGCGACGACATTCGAGGCAGGCCCGGCACGGGCCTTTGGTGATGCGGTGCGCGCCATGCGTACCGAGGATGGCGTTGCCCAGGAAACCCTGGCGCACCGGGCCGGCATCGAGCGTTCGCACATGGGCAAGATCGAGCGCGGCGAGCACATGCCGACCTTGGCGATGATCCTGAAGATCGCGCGAGCGCTCGAACGCAGCGCTGGCGAATTGATGCTGGAGACCGAAGCACGTCTGCCCAAGAAAGAGGGTTAGGACGAGATTGGCCGCCGACCGTCGCCGGCGGCCAATGAACCGCGGCTAGACCACGATGCGCCCGGCGACACGCGCCTCTCGCGCATACGCGCTCAAGCGTTTCTGTGCCTCGAAATGCAGGTCCTGTTCAACGGGCAGGCCCAACCGGCCGCGCACGGTGGTGACCTCTGCAAGACTCACCCACCCCAGTTCGGGAAACCCCAGTCCGAGGTCGCAAAGCCCGAACGCATGGTCGTGGTCGTCCGGGTCGATCTCGGTCAGCAGCCAGGTCGCCCCGGCGTCCGGGGTAAACAGCTTGACCACCGGGGCGGGATCGAAGTTTTCCTGTTCGAGGGACTGCCGGCCGTTGGCCAGCAGCAGCGCGCGTTGTTCATCGGTAATGAGCTTAGTCATGGTCTTCTCCTTGGAAGGATTCAGGGCGGGATTGCCCGAGACCGGAAGCAGCACGGCGCAGCGCAGCCGTCAGGGTTCGACAGACGGCCGCAAGGCCGCCAGCGTGCACAGCACGCGCAGACCTTGACGGTGAGAACGGCGTGATACGGTGCAGGGAACAGCAAGCCAGCCCTCCCCTCGCCCCTGCTCCTGCAAACGCAGTGCGCAGCGCCGACAGGCGCGAAGGCGTCAGCGATGAAAGCCCGAAGGGGCGAGACGCCACCGGCGGCTCGATGCGCAGCACGACAGCGCGGCCGGCATCGCCGGAGACGCACAAGAACGCTTGGGCTGGATGACGGATATGTGGAGAGTCGTAGAGCCAGCGATCCGGCATTCAACAAACCCTCTGAAGCGCAAAGCCGCCTTCACGAATCGCCGTTGACCCGTGGAACCGCAAAACCAGGAAAGCGGATCGGCGAGTAGACGCAGATACGGGTTTACTCATTTGGGAACATCCGCAAAGCCGCTAGGCAGGTGCCTGCCTGCGCAGATCTGCTGTCGCTCAACAGCAGCACCGAGCGAATACGATGTCTGCATGGAAGCTGCTCAACAAGGAACCTCGGACGATCCCCTGGAAATCATGCTCCGTCGTTCCGACGAGCTGCACGAAGCCCTGCTGCACCTGCTCGACGGCGCCGATTTCGATCCCTCTCCTCGTGGCGAGGCTGCCTTCGGCATGTGCTCCGTGGCGCTCGAGCATGGGCTCAGCCTGCGCGCCTTGATGGCGATGGGATTGGCCACGTCGGCAGTCGGCCTGATGCGGCTTCAGTTCGAGGCCTTGACCCGCGCCATGTGGCTGCAATATGCAGCCAGCGATCTGGCCATCGAGAAGCTCAGCGCACCGCTGACCCTGCAGAGCGAGCAGGCCGCGAAGAATCTCCCCTCGGCCAGCGAGATGATCGAGCAGATCGGCAAGCGCGTCGGACCCAACGTGCCCGCGGCCGCGCACCAGATGCTGGCGCACTTCAAGGACGTGTCCTGGCACGCCATGAACTCTTTCGTGCATGGCGGCATCCACCCGCTGCGCCGACAGTCCGAGGGCTTCCCGGTACACTTGGCCCTGCAGATCCTGCGAAATTCCAATGGCCTGCTCACGATGACCGCCATGACCCTGGCGGTGCTGACGTGGGATGAAGCCGTCGCCAAGCCGATGAGCAAGATCCAGCCCGCGTTCGCCGACTGTCTGCCTGACTTGTTGAAGTAGCGGCCTTGCAGGGAACAGCGCCCCGCTAAAGCGGGGCGCCGAGGGCGACGCTCAGTCGCCCTTGCTGCGCGACCAGATCAGGTTGTGCGCACCGTCCTCGCCTTCGACCAGGCGGGCGTAGATCGTTGCCGGGAACGACGGATCATCGAGGGTCACCGAGAGGTAGGGGCGTTCGGCCCGGCTGAGCTTCTTCCACGCCGCGCCGATCTCGAAGTTGCCGGCGACGATGCGGTAGTCAGGAGCGTTCTCGCTCTCCTTGTCGTTGGGAACGATCTTGACCTTGACGTTGAGCGTCAGGGTGCGAACCGTGCCGGTGTAGCTGTCGTTCTGTGCGGTGAAGGTGCCGATGTTGGCCATGATGAAGTCCTTTTGAAGTTGACCAGGTCGCGCCCATCGCGGCCTTGGCGTGATCCGATGGGTGAGGGTCCGGGCGCGCCGCATCCCATAGCGAAGCGGAGGGGCCGCAACGCAGTGAAGGATCGGGAGGCCCGAGAAATTTGCCTCGCGAGGAAGACCGCAGGTCGGGGAAATTTGTCGGGCCGGACGGTTGCGGCGAACAAGCCCGAGGCGGCGCGAAACAAAGTGCAGCGCCTCCGTGCCCTCGCCAGGATTCACGACAAATACAAGGCCGCTGTGGGTGTGATCCTGTCGCGAAAGGACGCATGGCCCCAGCACCGTCTCCGCCGCAACAGTGTTTCCGGCACGACCCCCGAAGCGATCCCAGTCCATGTCAGCCGCGCAACGAAAAGGAGGAACGATCCCACCGCATCCGCGCTGCCAGTAGATCCGGCATTTGTGGCGCGGAAGGAGCTGCGCATCGGAACGCTCTCTGTGAGCCACCGTCGTCTGGCGGACTGTTAGCCCGCTTCCTTCAGGACGGCTCGCACGACATTCGAGCGCAGCAAGTTGCGTCGTGTCCGCGCTCCACCACTGGCGGGGCGCGCATTTCTAGGTTCCAGGGCATTGGAGTGCCAAAACCTTTGTCGCGATGCGCGACTCCATCTGTGCCCGCTGGACAGCCACCAGCGTGACAGTGGCTTCGCAGACGACCTCGTGCGCATCGTGGGCCTGAACGCGGAATGTCGCGCTCCGGTCCCCCAGCCGTTCAAGCCATCCGCGCAGTCGCAGCGGCGACCCTGGCGGAATTGGTCCTCGATGCTCGATACGGATCGAACGGCCGACCACCACTTCAATTGCGACATCGACGTGCTGCTGCATCTCACGAATGCAAATGGATTCGACCACCGCAACCAGGTACCCGGTGGCAAGACATTCGATCAGTCGCTCTGCATACCCGCTTCCGTGCGGAAGCCGCGAGAAAAGCGACTTCGC comes from Variovorax sp. J2L1-78 and encodes:
- a CDS encoding thioesterase family protein produces the protein MNHQGVSEIFFEESYTVPADQTAKSLFSRLPHGSGYAERLIECLATGYLVAVVESICIREMQQHVDVAIEVVVGRSIRIEHRGPIPPGSPLRLRGWLERLGDRSATFRVQAHDAHEVVCEATVTLVAVQRAQMESRIATKVLALQCPGT
- a CDS encoding DUF6988 family protein codes for the protein MEAAQQGTSDDPLEIMLRRSDELHEALLHLLDGADFDPSPRGEAAFGMCSVALEHGLSLRALMAMGLATSAVGLMRLQFEALTRAMWLQYAASDLAIEKLSAPLTLQSEQAAKNLPSASEMIEQIGKRVGPNVPAAAHQMLAHFKDVSWHAMNSFVHGGIHPLRRQSEGFPVHLALQILRNSNGLLTMTAMTLAVLTWDEAVAKPMSKIQPAFADCLPDLLK
- a CDS encoding DUF736 domain-containing protein is translated as MANIGTFTAQNDSYTGTVRTLTLNVKVKIVPNDKESENAPDYRIVAGNFEIGAAWKKLSRAERPYLSVTLDDPSFPATIYARLVEGEDGAHNLIWSRSKGD
- a CDS encoding helix-turn-helix domain-containing protein, translating into MQKQGIQRGRPTGATTFEAGPARAFGDAVRAMRTEDGVAQETLAHRAGIERSHMGKIERGEHMPTLAMILKIARALERSAGELMLETEARLPKKEG
- a CDS encoding DUF2958 domain-containing protein; the encoded protein is MTKLITDEQRALLLANGRQSLEQENFDPAPVVKLFTPDAGATWLLTEIDPDDHDHAFGLCDLGLGFPELGWVSLAEVTTVRGRLGLPVEQDLHFEAQKRLSAYAREARVAGRIVV